Within Lytechinus pictus isolate F3 Inbred chromosome 19, Lp3.0, whole genome shotgun sequence, the genomic segment ATCACCAATGACaaaccatcggtcggtttggagcatagagatatatactgattagtatacatctctatggtttgGAGTCGGTTATGTTGGTGTGACCGGCCTTGTGCTGCAGTCACACTGcggaaaccgactccagaccgatcaaaatATTACGTCAtcaccaatgacataccatcggtcggttagGAGTCGGTTTCATGATTGAGACAAGGAAACAATTGCTCATATTCTATGTTAGTGGCTGAtctgagtggggggggggggggtggggtgccGGTTAAGGAGTTTAAATTCAGTTGGTTTAATCCCCTCCACCCTTGGGCTCcctgaaaaatataaagagaaagggaagagtGGCGgatatacggggggggggggttagtaatcagtacttttttctttctctttttctttacttgtcatttttttggaGACCAAACACCCTTAATCATTTTGGAGTGGtgactttttttgcttgttaaatatTTGTCACCCCCTCCCCCGCACATGAAAAGCTAGATCCGctactgaaatttgtcatgcGTTTTTTTTTAAGGCTCACAAATCTATTCCTGTTTAACAATTGTTTTgtcaatttacaatgaaatcataccccaatacttttttttcggTCATTCtattttcactttatttttaaGCATAATCCCCCTTCATGATGTATCTGTAATGTGTATGAACCAAAGTGCAATATTTATCTTACTCTTATGTTCTTATTTGGTTATCTTTTCGTAATTTGCAAGTATtcctttcatgtatttttctattttactgTGAACTTTGCATGTATCAGCATTCGGACcgacgcacagtgggccagaatgaacccaaagtgcgccaaaacctATTATTCACACATCTGTACGATTAAATTTGGTAGATAGGGGTAATTTCACCCGTAGAtttcaataaaagtattttcaaatattgatgacgtcgttaaaatactgttttctgattggctgttaacatttgagaagaaattacatctttctaattctacaataagttttcaaattttcataaactagttttagagaaatttcagcaataattaagcatattatcaaacagcaaacacacaaacaggcaaacaaacaaacaagaaaagtctgtgctcggggtatacaaacaattcaattggtgacttgagtatcgcttaaagagggcgccctactagtatcccgtaattagtaaccaactggaataaaattattggaaatggttttttgactgatttgagtaggtatcggtgtcaacatttaccaaaaaaaagttaggaggaatacgggttggggaaagtgcttttttttcaaggtcaaaggtcaatgaccttttcgtacatactgtataatggtatctcccagaaaaaatattacaggttggtgatcatggtgtcaaaatgcacagattcttacaagaagatcaaataaaatcaaattaagtacctacaatgctcattcacccatgaaattcaaggtcaaagcctttcaaagttcaatgacctttattacattatataccatatacggtataatggtatctctgagatgaaaaggtgcaggttggtgatctaggtgtcaaaatgcagaggttcttacaggaagatcaaataaaatcaaattaaatacccagaatgcacattaaacaataaaattcaaggtcaaagccttccaaaggtcaatgaccatTTTCTACATTATATatcatatacggtataatgctatctctgagatgaaaaggcgcaggttggtgatcttggtgtcataatgcacagattcttacaagaagatcaaatgaaatcaaatcaagtacctacaatgctcattcaccaaatgaatgaaattcaaggtcaaagcctttcaaagttcaatgacctttattacattatataccatatacggtataatggtatctctgagatgaaaaggtgcaggttggtgatctaggtgtcaaaatgcagaggttcttacaggaagatcaaataaaatcaaattaaatacccagaatgcacattaaacaataaaattcaaggtcaaagccttccaaagctcaatgaccttttttacattgtataccatatacggtataattgtatctctgagatgaaaaggtgcaggttggtgatcttggtgtcaaaatgcagaggttcttacaggaagatcaaataaaatagaattaagtacccagaatgcacattaaactataaaattcaaggtaaaagcctttcaaaggtcaatgaccttttttacattatgtatcatactgtataatagtatctctgagatgaaacggcacaggttggtgatcgttgtatcaaaattcccagattcttacaggaaggtcaAATGAGATAAAGTTAATCACCTAGAATGCATACTAATCCATAacgttcaaggtcaaaggtcagtgacctttttacataggctatatatcgtataaaggtatctctaagataaaacgctgcatgttggtgattttgatgtcaaaaagcaatttttgcaagaagataaaaaagactcaaaataatcatacagaataatccaatatccaaagtcaaaggtcaaaagttgataaatatgtccatgcatgattccccaaaaaaagaaattcatccattatattcacattttatttgtgaataatagaaagaaagataactatttgtaatgaaaacttggaagtctaataatttcactctgaaataaggatgaaaaatggtcatggaaaatatatttaggagttaaaggtcaatcaactatgtcaataacgtcagggaatttaagtaaataggtcgatataacgtgattgtggcatgtaggtatggtgattctgatgggaaaaagactgacctgcgtggaaaaagaacacaaatttgatagttgaatccttgaccaatgatgatgtcaaaatacaagttcGATGTAAAATTGAATCAAGATTCATCAAATAGCACTTTTTCTTATAATATACTGTAAtgcattgacaaaagtgtaaaaaaaattgaaatttgaaatggtgACAGTGGTGAAGTTACctaaagtagcagcatttagatatgcattttataaatctaaatcaaggtactaatttctctgtagcaataggtcactaaccccaaatgctacaatcaatactataacactataacttaatctgtaaatggaaaggataggcctaactcttatggcaagcatcatccgagaacattttcatatagccagggacaatgacgaataattaaaataaggcaatcattagagctgcagcttttgtcatagatgaagttaagtgtctcaacttcagcaaagagtaattgaactcttgaaaaccttctgacattttcaagactttctggcccattcaatgaaagctttacgttctgtcaagggatatcagaccaggatctatattattactgataattGCACAGCTTGATTCTCAAGGACGGGAAGTGGTGCTGTAGTTTTGTTAGGTCGATGGATGTGTACTTGTaagctattatctccttttgaatttcattgttatatgcctaatttgtgTATGATAACAATCAGTTATTCTGGACCAAAAACATGATCCTTGTACAAACTGATACCTAGTAGAAATAGCATCATGGGTTACGTACGACAGAGAgcagatatgaagttttgtcttgcagcattatcatcacaagagattctggcagctcgcaatgaactgatgaaaggtaattaataataatacgggaattcacttttgttgaagttgatatatatgtaatttactacatgtatgacagaagctgcagctctaatgatcatgatgatggccttcatttcatcatcatcatcatccctctgctgtttgaaatgctctcagatgatgctagctgtgacatgagagttagacctgtcctatccattttcagaagattaagcttatagtttataatatttattatagcattgaggtgagtggcctatcgctggagagaaaagacacgacaaccttgatttagatataatgattcattaaatgctgctacttaagataaaaatcatttcaaattatatacttgatttcatttattttttcagtgcttttggcaatgcatcgcagtatatgaaaaagtgttatttggttatcaactttttttacttaatttccactgatattttggaaagggctcattgacctctgacccctaaatacattctccatggccttcattatttcagaccaaaattatgaaatctctatgttttcattacaaattagccatggttatttacattattcagatataaaatatgaacacaaaagatattgtttttggttatttttatgtcatatagattatacatgtatatttcctcTGATCTAGGATTTAAAGggtgaaagtttattctttatccttattttagtgtttggattttgacaccaagatcaccaacctgcggtgttttatctcaaagataccattattattatctagtgttaaaaaggacattgacctttgtccttgaattttatgggtgaatgtgcattctcgatgcttaattttattctatcttcctgtaagaatatgcgtgttttgacaccaagaacaccaacctgcaccgttttatcttagagatacaattatataatatggtatatatagtataaaaggtcattgacctttggccttaaattttatgcgtgaatgtgcattctatgtacttaattttattctatttgatcttctggtaagaatctgtgcattttgacaccatgatcaccaacctgtgcgttTTCATCTCAgggataccattatacagtatggtatataatgtaaataggtcattgacctttgaaaagctttgaccttggattttattggtgaatgtgcattctaggtacttcagtttattttatttgatcttcttgtaagaatctgtacattttgacaccatgatcaccagcatgtaccttatcatctcagagataccattatacggtatggtatataatgtaaaaaaggtcattgaccttttgaaaggctttgaccttgaattttataggtgaatgtgcattctaggtcattaattttattctatttgatattctggtaagaatttgtgcatttcgacaccattatcaccaacatGCGCAtttccatctcagagataccattatacagtatgtacgaaaaggtcattgacctttgaccttgaaaaaaagcactttccccaacccgtattcctcctaacttttttttggtaaatgttgacacccatacctactcaaatcagtcaaaaaaccatttccaataattttattccagattggctcttttgtggtctaatttagggatactataccatgaatccggaattgtaaaattcaaagtgaaattgtaaaaaaaaaaatgcaaaggagtattttcattccctgggtacaatgattaaccacacctacatgaattaaaatggattgataccagaagtggacagtgaaatctttaaaaaaattattccaatGATAAATAATAGAGACCGGGTCCTCTGCAGGTTAATCAGTACAAGGCCCTACAAGGCCTACCTATTTCACCAAGAACGGCGTATACAAAGTTATTCCGAATCAGAGTCTCTCTCTGCCATCTCACCAACTATTATGTCTTTGGTTAGAGGATCTTTTAGCATACTTTGAACATCAGGGGGAAGAGGCTGTGATTGTTGTACTCTTAAAAACTTGctactaatcacaatgtcaCCTGTTACTATTAGTCTgtggaatacatgtatataaagtcaatgagagtcacaaaccaaacaatccttgaaatgataatatacacttcCTTCTTGATCGATACTAACAATAACTTATACcaaatttagaatgagccaAGAGATAAACGAATTCATACGTGTATGTGAAGTTATAAACCCTTTTGGGGgataaatattataataatgataatgcaacttatacatgtatagagccCACATATATCCCATCTCTTTTctatacacattttcatattttggcaGAAAACTGCGTGAGACCTATCACAtccctagtcatgtgtgttATAGCGATATACAGTAGCCCCTACTTGgtttattaacaaaaaaaaacaaattaataatcttATCCGGGAATCTTACCATAAGAATTAATCTTCTCAGGATGATAGCATATCAGATATGGAACACGGGATGGAACAGGTTGACATCAAAATGAAgttgtgttacatgtattattatatagttAGTGGAAGTGGAAATGAAAGCTTGTCTTTAGGTAGGCTTAACGAAAATATTTTAGGCAGATACCAGTCACAAGAGCCTTACACTTGAGCaagacatccccccccccctctctctctctctctatctcccaGCACGCGACGGGGAGTTTGTCTAATGTCACCCGCAACGTTCGGCACGCGCATAATGGGACACTAACTTGGAacaatttttgtgataaatacggcgaacatgtggttggaaattggttatatctccagaaaatgcacgtatatgcagctaaatttggtatcagtgtaaagcatgaactataacaaagaccgtcatggtatttacagcgcagcaatcggcagcaatttgtaaaagaaatgctcatgaaaaaaaaattgctaaaaccccccccccccccattgtcaAATGGTTTCGTCCAAAATTACCTCTGAAGgggttatcattttattttgaaaatttccgATCAcctaaaacaatcattcatcaaAAAGTACcgtgaattataaataaattaagcaatccGTTTTGTTAAAACAATGAAAGTTCTAAAAACGTGTCAATTACACATGCGGTAGCCGTAAAGGGTCATTTTCCggtaatattaaataaaatggGCAACTAATAATCAATTTCATTGAGAAATATTGTACGGAGACATTCTACAGGTTCTTATCTTTgcttagaacatgaaaaaaacaaaatttgtttcatgacccaaaaccagttttggcgcacttttgctctctcctggcccactgtgcgacgcGTTTTGACAATGTCTTTCATGTAATAaaccaaattgaattgaattgaatgtcaAACATTAAATCACATAAAATTATctaatatttgaatatattttcatcCAATAAATGGGCTACTAGTGTTggtattgggtaaatttttactcaatCCTTTTTGGAGTGTGGCCTCCAGAACTTATGCTGAGAAAAATATGTGATCAGATTAATTACAACATACTATATACAATGGGCCATTGTGATACGTCGTATTAAGagttgaaaaaaatccaaactGAACTTGATATCGAACGAAATTAGATGATCTGTAAGCATTTTTATCCGATGACTTGCGATCAAACACAACTCTTTTCACACTACTCTCATCAGTTCACTCGTACAGTAATACCCAATTCCCACTCACTGAAAAGATTCTCGCCACGAATGAAACGGTGGTCTTAATCCTAGGGTTATCGTAATGATCGTATAGCATAACGTATaagatcgtatcagatcagtcaaGACAGTCGTATATTGATcctagaaaatatttgaatggtTCTAAAAATTATCGTAATTACTTACAAAAGGCCAATCGTGGCTTTCGCAAAGGATCGCACGACAGTGTGAACGAAAGTATAAACCAGCTAGGTTGTGGTGTGTTATCCCGACCGGTGTATACATAACCACACGTCCGGTAAATTTACCCCGGTGCTAAATATGCAGTGTTATTTCAACACCAATGGTTCTGCTTGTTATTGTTTTACACTATTTCATGTTCAATCTCAAGGGTGTAATATTAACACCTCCCGGTGTTATCTTCAACAGGGACATCGATTGATGTCTGCCCAGTTTTTACACCATGTTGTAACCGTTGGTGAAAAGGTTTTAGATTCAGGTAGAAATAGGCGAGGATGGGAAGTTCTGCAGAACGAACCAATAGATCAAGAAAAATAAGTACAAGATGAAGAACAAGAGAAAGATGAACCGGTTGATGATCTCGGCGACGACCTCCATTTCCGTTCTTTCCTGTAGAATGAATACAGAACcacatcaaaataatattgatttagTATTTAGATTAGGAAGTTTTCGCTCAGTAAaaagtattgaaaatgcccgtcaaatgacaaagaacaactgGGAGGTCTGTGTCGAAAATTCGTAAACCTGTATAGCAGTTTTAGCCttagtttcggagctgacgaaatattacaaatatgtAGTTTGTCGAGTCAAGGACCAAACTACGGTTTTGATTAATCTATTTTGGACAAAGACTTCTCGGGTGTTCTTTGTCATGACGGGCATTTGATTATAGACTTACATTTTCTCTGTTCTTGGACCCTTCGTATGTCGCTCTGCAAAAATTTCATAGTGAGGTTCATCGTGAAACATCGAGACAATGTACAACCGATTGTTTTCCCATCTAGTCATGTGATGGTTGCACCAAATAGatactatacatgtatgaccGAGTTGGTTTAGTCTTCTAATGTGATCGTTGTTAGACGATCtcagaattagaccatctgcctAAACCCTGTAATCCAGGGAGGGAGGGTGAAAGTGGGAGGGGGCTGAGTCGAAAGTGCATGGGCGCTGACCATGCAAcccctccccccacacacacacaatcggATGGTCAATTTATTTACATGCATGGAAAAAAGTGAGTGACGCCTCAGCCCGCCTCAGCCCCACCCCCGgatccgcggcccctgtaatatttttgtcattttttaaaaaatatatacctgcCTCCCAAGTTTTAgcacaattgttttttttaatgacaagaAGTAATGATTCTCCCAAATTTCTATATCTTTGTCGTAAATTCTcaatttcataatgaagaatGCTGTTTGTGTAATGGACAGGTCCAGAAATCTTCTgtaatttctattttattgCATGAAAAAGGACTGATACTGGTTAGCAGAACATTCAGAGATGAAAATCAGACTAATAATTCGAtggttttatatcaaaattaaaggaatcaTGGTTTAGGAATCCATCCAAACTTAAACTGACGATAATTATGATCAAGTTAACCGGTCGTGGGTAATGTGTGAACTTTAAAAACTACACTGTTGGTcagaatccaatgaaagtaGCCGAggaaagacaatttttttaaatgatcacTTGAAAATTGGGTTCGACAAAAAATGGTTGCATACCAAGGTTGCGTTCGAGCACTGGACTATTTCCACATATTAAATTGTTAGTTTggttgttttaacattttatatagTGTTGATGTTCATTTAAATGCTCATTTAGCATTTCAATTCATATATACTGTAGAGTGTCTTTATCAAGAACAGGCCTATACAAACCTCCTTTTCATCGTTCCTTTTTTGCTCCTTTCCCGAAGTCGATGGAACGCTGGTCTGTGATGGACACCTGTCATTGGATGGTGGGCTACTTGGCGGCAATGATGGGTTGCTATGGTTACCGTTTGGAATGCCCCTGCCGTGCCTGTATCTCCATAGCAACTGACCAGTGCCGATTTCTCCAGGTGCTGGTTGATTGTCTACAGCAACGGGTTCCCTTTCGTCTTTGCTGAAGTCGTTTCGTATGCAGACAATCTTTGCCAGGAAGTTGAACCAGAAAGACCACCAAAAACGGCTTCTTAACTTGCGCGGGCACTTGTAGACGTTGAGAGTTATCACGCAGCTGAGGACGCAACCGCAAGACACGAGGAAGTTGACGAAGATGTACCGAGCGAGCAACGGCATTTGGCCATCGCTGACCGGAAGCATATCGGTCACGACGATCTGGAAGACGACCACGCCGAGCAGAAGCGAAACGGCCGTCGGGAGTTTCTCTCCCGAGTCCAGAGGTACCCAGAACGCGATCAGAGACATCGCGTTGATCAAGGACGAGGGCAGCACGAGGTTGATGACGAAATAATACGGCTTTCGCTTCAGGGTGATCTCAAAGTGGACCTTGGAGTAGTTCATGTTGATCCTCGGGTCCATGTGGGCACTCTCGTACACGTCACCGAGGCCGATCTCCCACTGGTTGCTCGCGACGTTCCCCATCTTCGACGTCAGGTACCGGGGCGTGAATGAAGCACCAGGCATGCTCGGGCTGCTGACTGTTACGGTACATGTCTGGTTGTCGAACGGGAAGTTAACGACGTTGGTGAGACAGAATGTGACGAAACGGGTTGGTACTGTGATCCGGACGTAACCGTCGGAGAAGATGATCGCGTAGCTGTGATGCATGGCGAACGGGTCCTCCACCGATTCCATTGCACTgcataatacaattttttttaattataagtgTTATACAGGATTTGTCAAAGGGTGTGATGTACTGGTAAATTAGTCATGTTACTGTATCATATCAGTTTCCTCGATCTgccattttcaattaatttagtTTAATATCAATCtcggaaaaattgaaaatgaaatttacaatgAAGAAAGAAACGAACAAGTTAGTTTCAGGCTTTAAGGTGGACTAGGCGATTGAAGCCATAATCTGCATGGCACGATGAAACAGATCAAGATGATTAGAGTTACGATGTGCGCTTCAGGATGGAAGGAAGATGTTGCCATAATAACAATGGGataaaataacatattaaaCGCAAATCAAATGAGGAGTACCCCGGGAATGCATAATGTCCCCAACCCTTTAAAACTCCTGTAACTTACGAATTCTGCATGATCACCCGTGGCATCCAGATCGTTTCCGGGTCAAGATTGAGATACTGAATCCCGTCATACTCCGTCTCATTCCATGACAGTCTTGGATCTTCCCACATCTCCAGAGAGAACATATGAAATTAATTGTTTACATACcatatatgaaaatgatataatgaTCAATAGATATTGCTCATAATCTAAGGCTTCGATCCGTGATAAGGGTTTTTTGGAAGGGGGTGGGCAAAAGtgaaaaaagtactttttaaattatgtttttaatgcCAATTTAAAGGGTTCAAAGTGCTAGGCAGGACGTGAACGGGAGTCtgtcgtatttttttttttaaaagaaatgcaTGTTTAGCATTAATAAGCACATGCAGATGCC encodes:
- the LOC129282773 gene encoding acetylcholine receptor subunit beta-type unc-29-like encodes the protein MILAATATSKAQVINGSSLSAEGRLIRDMVDSGYDSRERPFRNNLDVVYVDVLFVLFALFELDVRRQVISGSAWIELMWEDPRLSWNETEYDGIQYLNLDPETIWMPRVIMQNSAMESVEDPFAMHHSYAIIFSDGYVRITVPTRFVTFCLTNVVNFPFDNQTCTVTVSSPSMPGASFTPRYLTSKMGNVASNQWEIGLGDVYESAHMDPRINMNYSKVHFEITLKRKPYYFVINLVLPSSLINAMSLIAFWVPLDSGEKLPTAVSLLLGVVVFQIVVTDMLPVSDGQMPLLARYIFVNFLVSCGCVLSCVITLNVYKCPRKLRSRFWWSFWFNFLAKIVCIRNDFSKDEREPVAVDNQPAPGEIGTGQLLWRYRHGRGIPNGNHSNPSLPPSSPPSNDRCPSQTSVPSTSGKEQKRNDEKEERTEMEVVAEIINRFIFLLFFILYLFFLIYWFVLQNFPSSPIST